GTTACAAGATACATATTATACAAAATTCAAAGTTGTTAGTTCAATTACACAGTTACACTTCACTCAGTGATGGACCAGCCTGATGGAGAGATGTCAAGATGCAGCAGAAACAAGatggtggaattttttttttttttttttttggtgccagGGAGGTTGGTGGGATAAGTTAGGAAAAAAGTACAGTAAAAATTAAGAGGGGGGAGCAGGTAATCAAATCATGATGCAGATGAAAAGTAAGTGGTCAGGTCTTTATGTAATAGTGCTTTTTCCAACTTAAGCAAGTTCCAGTGCTCTATCAGCACACCTCAATAAAAGAAATACCAAGAACAGAGATGCCAAAAGGAGTAGCATTTTGtgatgcaaaaatatttctttctggtgGGTatagggaagaggaggaggattttGAAGGTTCTGTGAAAAGGCCTAAGGGTAGCAAGTAGGAGTGTTGGCACTTGACAAGTGGAAAAACTGAATGTAAACATCAGAGTGCTGAAACTCATGTTATGCTCTTGGCAGGAATTCACTGCAACTGGTTCTTCCAACACAGACACGGGCAAGGCTTCAGGCAGTCTAGAGACCAAATGTAAGATCAAAGACTATGGCCTTACATTCACCCAGAAGTGGAACACAGACAACACATTGGGAACAGAAGTTTCCATGGAAGATCAGGTAAGAGGAAGTAGATACTCTGAAAATGCTTCTGCAGCTGGTATGGGAAAGGATTGAGTTGAGCAGAAAACATTGAAGAGTGAAAGTTGCACAAAACTATCTGGAgtactaaaaaagaaagaagttgtgTGTATTTGCAGAACGCACAGACTGAGAGAGAGCATCGTGAATTTTAGGGGTAGGAGTGCAAGCATTCCCACAGCAGTGTGCTGCTATGTAATGATCCAAAGGTACATAGTTATTGCAGTTACGGGCATGTGCAATTAGCTAGCTGGCTGAATGAGTATCGCTGTTATCCACTCCAAATAGGAGTTCTTGTTTAAAGATGTGCTCTAGCTATGTAGAACTGTCACTGATGTAGTCATGCAGGGAAGACAAAAGAGGGGTCTTGTAGTTTTAAATGCCCTAATATATAAGGACTTAAGTTTGGCTGCCTTGAGATTGAATATATTTTGGAAGGTTGAAGAGAAAGATTAGTGTTTGCAGCTTAGCACTGCTTACGCAAAGGGTTGCTAGCATACAGCGCTCTCAAAACACACAATTCTTTTTCAAAGTAATAGCTTTATGCTTTTCGCTTAATGCCTGAAGCGCAAGGTAATGGTGCCAAAGGTAGTAAAAGTTCTGTGGTGCCCTCTGCCATGTATTGCCATCAATTTTTGTAGTTAGGGTTTTGGACTTTTACCTgtgctttaaaatggaaaatgcttgTCCAGCTCAAAGCAAGGGTGCGAAAGCTGAGGCAGGTACGCAGTTTGGCCTGTGAAGTGGTACTGTGTCTTAAAAGAATACCTGTAGATTCTGAGAGATTCTTGAGCTACTATATGGATTGCTGGAACTATAGGGAATAAGCAAACATGAActgaacagttttctttctttaacatAGTTTCTCAATTTTCTTGTCAACACTAGATTTGAAATCTTCCTGTAATTATGTATCTACAAAGCGTGTGCTATTATAGGGCCTCATTGTGGGGACAAAAAGTCCAAATTTTAATCCCTCATCAAACGGCATCTTCAGGTTTCATTGTAAAGCATGTGGGAGACATTATGGTTgtgttttgtcttctctttagACAGGAAGCAGAGCTATAGTAGTGGAACAAATCACGTTTCAGCAGAGTTCTGAGCAGgcatctctgtttttctttgcagttggCTGAAGGATTGAAGGTGGCTCTTGACACTACATTTGTACCAAATACAgggtaaatattttctgttacttttatCTAAGGAGTGCTAGAATTTCCCATAACTTTTAATTAGAAATGCTTATTCTGGTCATTGTGTAAATGCTCAAAATTTACTGTAGAATATTCTGCAGGCACTGTAGAATATTTTGAATGGCAATGGATAATACCAGGCTCAGAAGGACAAGGTCTGCTAAAAATTATTCTCAGCTTTGGCCATTGGCAGATTTGTTGTTTTGCAGTAGCTATTTTATCTTTGCAACTTCCCTTAAACAGCTAGGTCTTACGTGgaacactgtcctggtttcagctgggatagagttaattttcttcctagtagctggtacagtgctgtgttttggatgtagtatgagaataatgttgataacacactgttgttgctaggtagtactgacaccagtcaaggactttttagcttcccatgctctcccaggtgcagaagaagctgggagggggcacagccaggatagttgatgcaaactgccccaagggccattccataccatacggcatcatgggcagtatagaaactggggaggggggggggggggggttggccggggagcagcaatcgctgctcgggaactggctgggcatcggtcggcaggtggtgagcaattacattgtgcatcacttgctttgtatatttttttttatcaacattatcactatttttttcttcctctgctgtcctattgaactgcctttatctcaatccacagggtttggggttttcttttccagttctctcccccatcccatggggtgtcagtgagcgagcggctgtgtggtgcttatttgccaactggggttaaaccacaacaaccacTTAACTTGTAGCATCTTTGTCATGGTGTTGACAGTCCTACTGCTGTCAACTCTGCCTTAAgaacacaaagcaaaatttttttttttttccccctgatgcTTTTGGGGCAGATGTCTGTGCACAACTGAATGAGGTAGAACAGCATAGGTATTACGATAGGCAGTGGAATAgcacttttttgtctttctcaattatcatgtatttatttttggtaGGCAGTAGAACAAAGGAGGGGTGTTTATGTCTGGATAATGCACAAAGCTTGAGACTGCTTTGTAAATAATTACTGGTATTTCTCTATTGTTGGGGAGCACCCATCAGAAAAATCAGAGTTTGAAATAGTGCTTGGATGTAAGGAATTAGAACGTAAGTCAAAAATGAGACCCCAGGCCTGAGTATGAGTGGCAGGCAGCACGGTTTTCTGCTGTGTCTTCAGTGAGAGAAAGGAGGTTGGGGAGAGGATTAAGGTGATAAAATTTTGTCTCAGTTATGTTAAGTTTGAATTAATAGCAAAATAAGCACAAAGATGCactggagagaaaggaagaggctTCTCCAGCGGGACAGAAAAAGGCTAAGTGGATGATGTCTGGAGGATGAAGAAACTCATTTTTGATAGAGGAGACTGGTATCCAGCAGTGAAGCAGCAAGGAAAGCAAGCACTGCACTTGAAGGAACAGTGGAGAGAACCAAGCAGACAAGAAGTCACTGAAGGACAGAAAGGCCAGCTATCGGTGTGGGATGTCATGGATGCTCCTGAAAGTAACTGGTGATGCCATAAGGTGTTGCACTCACTTGTGGAGAAACAAAATTTGAAGCCTGATGGGTTTTAGAGCATTaagcagaaatgcttttgtcttttttgcttCTTGAGGATTTTAAGGCTTAAGACGGTGGAGGAAAAAGTGGCACGACGTAAATATATGTAATAGCAGTATTACCCTTATCCCATGTCCTTTTCAGCAGCTGTTAAGTTTTGAGTAGGCATTACAGTTATTTAATTAACTGGCCTTCAGGGACATACATATGTGAATAAAACTACATAGAATACATACTTATATACTACCAGGGATAAAATGGCCTGTTTCTCTCTGCAGGAAGAAGAGTGGAAAGTTGAAGACCTCCTACAAAAGAGAATATGTAAACCTAGGCTGCAACATAGACATTGATCTCTCTGGACCAACCATCTATGGCTGGGCAGTGTTGGGTTACGAAGGCTGGCTTGCTGGCTACCAGATGGCTTTTGACACAGCCAAGTCTAAGCTTTCACAAAACAACTTTGCCTTGGGATATAAGGCAGGAGACTTTCAGCTGCACACTAATGTGTAAGTATTACCTGAGACTAGAAAAACATTATCAGAGGAGCCAAACTAGATGAATAGCGAGCATTAACGGAGTTAGGTGAAATGTGGTGGATGGAAGGGGATTCTGATTTGTTTCAAAGTAATTTATATTCGGTGTTTTCATCTTCAGTATAACTAAAGCAGGGGCCACTTTCCAACACTTGGCTGTCTTCTGAGACCTTGTTTCAGGgtaattttgggttttgtgtatATAAGATAGTGGCGTAAAGGCACTTGATAATGTTATTTGGAATTAAAATCTGTAAGTTTCAGCTTCTATTTTGGCACTAGATAAAAGAGCCTTCAATTAAGCTACTGTGCCTCCCCCACCCAACAGAAGGCTTCTGGCTCAGGAACGCCTGAGGTGGAGgagaggtgtgtgtgtgttgcatTGTGCTTGAGTGTTCCCAGCTGTCATAGCAATGTAGCTCCAGTCCTGGCATTCTGAGGTTCTGAGACTCTTTGAAGATGGTGTATTTCAACAACTGCAATGTAGTAACATTGTTTTCTGTCTCATCGTTCCCATAACTGATTTAAGGCTCCTTCTGGCTTTGTCCCTTTATGTGTTATTGCTTTCTTAAGACAAGCAAGCAAGTTAtctttttgggttggtttttttttttgttagaaccTCAAACCATAGGTCTCAGCTGTTGGAAAGTCTTCTTCCATTCTGCAAGCAAAACTTATGTTTTGGGTAAAAATAACATGAGCAGGAGTCTGCCAGCTCCAGCTAGGAAGTAGATGAGCATGGGTCCAGGGAAGTACTGGAGCTTTGCTTCACCTTAAGAGATAATGATCAAGTGATTGTGGGGAAGGGTTAATCTAAAGAGTTACTATTTAATAAACAAGGCAAGGCTTGACACACTTGCATCTATTACAAACAGGAATGATGGCACCGAGTTTGGTGGGTCTATTTATCAGAAGGTTAATAATAAGGTTGAGACCTCAGTCAATCTTGCATGGACAGCTGGCAGTAACAACACACGTTTTGGTATTGCTGCTAAGTACCAACTGGATGAGAAGACTTCCATTGTGGTAAGAATTTTGTTACAGGAACAAGTGTTTCAAGCTCCCTTCAACACTGAAAATTTGTGGTATAAAGTAGTTGCTTTAAATAGTTACTGAGAAAGTATGGTAGATGGCAAACTGTGGCTTCTGTTGTAGTTCAAATTTAAATTGGGACCTCGCAGGTCATATTTGTGAaatgatggaggaaaaaaaaatctaacacaCTGCTTTGTCCGTGGTGAAATAGTCACTAGTGTGCTTGGAGCCTatgcaaaatgtgttttcagaaggTAATGAGAGGATGCAGCGTCCTATTGATTCTTATCTAATGCATAATGTAAAACTGTACTATAGTAAAATGATGGAAGTTCAGCTGAGCTTTACAGCCTTCTCCTAATAACCAGTTAACCCTTGAAGGTCAGCTGAGGTCCTGAGATAAGTGTGGTTAACCGATGCCTCCAAATATGTTAggggccaaaaaaaaaaaaaaaaggcgggtggatgggaaagagagagagagattcagGAGACAAAACACGTCCCCAGGGAAGTGACAGTGAATAAAAGTAACTGTGTACATACTAACACTAACCACTGAAGTAGCAAGCATTTGTTATGCTTCAAAACAAGAATTAGTTCCAGGACACTTCAGCCAAAATTAAAGATGGGAAATACTATTGTAAACAGCTCAAAACTTAGTAATGCAAAAATGGGTTTGCATATTCATGTGTTtattgctcatttaaaaaaaaaatcactactaAGCAATTTGTGAACAGGCATCTGTGAACAAGACCGGCTTCATTGGCTGCTAAGGGACCGTAGTGATTGGCCCTTTAAAGGCTATAAAGAGGCAATGCAGGACAGGGTGGCATTTTATGTAGACATAATGGGTCACAGTTTGAGGGAAAGATTGGAACTATTACTTAATCCTGTTACAGCTTAAGCTGGAAACTcttgaggagaaaaggaaaagactggAATACACCTCTACTAGAGGCTAGTCTACAAGTagctgaaagagttaatgcatAAGCCACCTTCTCAGGGTAATGGGACAATTCTATCAATATTTATACACAGTGTATAAATACTgcgatttctttttttcctgtaggcTAAAGTGAATAATGCCAGCCTGATTGGAATTGGTTACAGTCATGTCCTCCGACCTGGTACGTAAGTCCAACTGGTAGCAACAAATAGTATTAGTACTACACTGTGGGTTATTTTACTGTCACCTCTAGAACAGAATAGACAAACAAATTAACTAGAAATCTTAGATAAGCTCATAGAATTAAAGGATGTGTATGTACAGCAGCTCCTGTAGCAACTAAGATGCATTAGTGAGCCTCTGGTACTGGAGGGAGGGCATTTTACAGGGACATTGGTGTATGAAGGGTCTCATTACTTGCTTTCCTAGGTGTAAAGCTGACCCTCTCAGGCCTGATCGATGGCAAGAATTTCAGTGCTGGAGGTCACAAAGTTGGGCTGGGATTTGAGCTGGAAGCTTAATGCAGCTTTAAGTAAAACAACAGGTggtgctctggaagacaaaggaaaagtGTACCCAGCGTGTTTCAGCCTTAACCTTACTCTGAAATGTCAAGACGTGTGAACTTTCTACTCTTCCAAAGAATCATTTTAACGCAACACTGAAGTGTAGAGAGTGCCAGCACATCAAAGGAAGATACTTGAAGGCATGCATGGAAGTTGTGATGTTCGTGCCACATTTCACTTCagtttcctgtattttaaatatattcctaaaaatcagaagaaaatccCACCTCTCCCTGTTATTGTATTGCATCCTGCATGTCCTGTACTTCACAATCTTATAAAAGGTGGTCTCTGTGCTGTAGTGGAAATTTGGGTTTACAtcagaatgaaataaattggTCAGAGTTGGAACATAGTGTTGGTGTGTCTTGTCTCAGTAAGGTTCACAAAAAACTATGCTCCACCcggctgtgcttttttttttttttggtgcaacTTTAAGCATGGTTAACAGATAATCTGCAAATGCTTTGTTAAACTGTATGCATACACTGAAGATTTCCTTCTCTGTGGTCTCTGGGATAACATCCTTACACCTCTCATGTTTTAGAGACCTAcacactgaaaagcagctttttcattaaaatgttattgAGGGTATCAAAAAGAGCAAACCAAAAGTTTACATGTTTTAGATAATTTCGTTCCCATACAGGAAACAAGTATTAGGTAAGTACAACCGTTacacttaaggaaaaaagtgcAAATCAGCAaagttaagaaattaatttcacagtTCAAGTATATTAGGAAGGTGGCATCTACCAGTGACTGTGCAAGCTGATTGCATGCACTGTCCACTGGAAAGCCtaaaaggcagcaaaacaaCCACAGGTGATGCCTAAGGGGAGATACATCAGGACAGAGATTATCTGCTGTCTTAAGGCACGATTAAGAACTTTTTCCAAGCAGTTAGAACAGGCTTTTCCTACTGTATCTCCATGAAAAAAGTGTCCGAGAGGTGGCTACTAAAAGCTAGGCCATGTGTATCACATAAGCAGTAGGTGACAGTAGAAGGAGGCACTTGAACTTCCCttctcagaggcagcagctttTCACAGTTGGCTTCCTGAAGCAGCATGTCTTCAGAGGCAACCAAAGTGATTTTACATCTGGGTTTGTTCTGGACTGTTTGTTTCTTCTACCTgaagctgcagccagctccagtCTAGAGCCTAAAGAATAAACAGTTAGAACTGCAAAGTTCAATGCTAGCTTACAGTTGAGATTTTGCCAGAATAAAGGGgaagtgatttaaaaattttactGTGAACAAATGGGTCAATAGTGTTTCATGATCAACCATGTGACTGCTGTAAAGAAAACCCTTAAGCTACTTATTTTCTCCAATATCttactttcttttcaatatTCTGCTTCATTAAATAAGCATCCCTGCTGACCAATGTATTGCCACCACAAGACCATCCCAATATTGAGTGCACTTTTGCAGTATCTTTGTGCAATAGCCAAGCGCCTTCCCCGTTGCTGTTCGGCACAACTTAAGTCCCCAGCGCGTGGCTCCATTTCTCAGCAAGCAGGGAACACGTCAGTCAGCAGTTCAAGTTGGGGAGGGGGTGCTTTCTGTATCCCACAACTCCTACTCTCCCCTTGTCCAAAAGAGTCAGATGCACATTTCTATTAGCCATATTACTTATTGGTGGCAAAGTTACACAACCACAAGTTTGAAGCCATAAGCTTCCCCAGTCCATTTATAGAAGAATATCAGTGACATTACCATGAAGCTCTGCTCCTGATCCTTCATTGTGTCATGCATCACATTTTCTAGTTGGCTACAGAGTTTCTGTGATTCCAGCAGTAGCTCCTCGCTGAAAGGGACAATTATTACACAATTATTTTCCATGGCAGTTTTGTTTAAAGAGATGCTGCCTCTACATTTAATTAGTATTTCTGGCAGGTATGCTGCAGAGCACTGAAGAATATTAACCTTTACCACTCAGCTCATAAGCTAGTAATTCATATTGCAACTGGGGCAGTCAGTGACATCCCCAGATTTACTGGGACAGGGGAAAGGAAGCACATTCCAGGTTGGAGTTGGGTTCTTCTTACATGGAGTCACTGTTGCTAGAGAGAAAGTTGCAGAACAGCCTATAAACTAAAGGATTAAGCAACATACTAACAAAGGTCTGTCATTCCAGCTGGTGACCCAATTCATTTAAGCAAGCCATGCTTGGTTATAGCAGTCTCCGTTACGATATAGCTCAGCTACTATCACCTTACATGACAGTGCTCCAACAATTCCTATTGGCAGTGTACTTCAAGTGAGCCCAACCATTCCAGATAAAAACAAACCCTTTATTACTGAGGCAGGGGGAAGTGAAGCTATACGTTATTCCCCATTTTTCATAAAGAAGATTCACAAGCCCCAGGAAGTCCAGCT
This Pelecanus crispus isolate bPelCri1 chromosome 21, bPelCri1.pri, whole genome shotgun sequence DNA region includes the following protein-coding sequences:
- the VDAC3 gene encoding non-selective voltage-gated ion channel VDAC3 isoform X1, whose product is MTFMKVLQRSCSSVLVKYAEDPMAVPPSYSDLGKSARDVFNKGYGFGMVKLELKTKSSSGVEFTATGSSNTDTGKASGSLETKCKIKDYGLTFTQKWNTDNTLGTEVSMEDQLAEGLKVALDTTFVPNTGKKSGKLKTSYKREYVNLGCNIDIDLSGPTIYGWAVLGYEGWLAGYQMAFDTAKSKLSQNNFALGYKAGDFQLHTNVNDGTEFGGSIYQKVNNKVETSVNLAWTAGSNNTRFGIAAKYQLDEKTSIVAKVNNASLIGIGYSHVLRPGVKLTLSGLIDGKNFSAGGHKVGLGFELEA
- the VDAC3 gene encoding non-selective voltage-gated ion channel VDAC3 isoform X4, with translation MQRIQWLSHHHTVTWESLPGMYSTRDMVRFGMVKLELKTKSSSGVEFTATGSSNTDTGKASGSLETKCKIKDYGLTFTQKWNTDNTLGTEVSMEDQLAEGLKVALDTTFVPNTGKKSGKLKTSYKREYVNLGCNIDIDLSGPTIYGWAVLGYEGWLAGYQMAFDTAKSKLSQNNFALGYKAGDFQLHTNVNDGTEFGGSIYQKVNNKVETSVNLAWTAGSNNTRFGIAAKYQLDEKTSIVAKVNNASLIGIGYSHVLRPGVKLTLSGLIDGKNFSAGGHKVGLGFELEA
- the VDAC3 gene encoding non-selective voltage-gated ion channel VDAC3 isoform X3, which gives rise to MTFMKVLQRSCSSVLVKYAEDPMAVPPSYSDLGKSARDVFNKGYGFGMVKLELKTKSSSGVLEFTATGSSNTDTGKASGSLETKCKIKDYGLTFTQKWNTDNTLGTEVSMEDQLAEGLKVALDTTFVPNTGKKSGKLKTSYKREYVNLGCNIDIDLSGPTIYGWAVLGYEGWLAGYQMAFDTAKSKLSQNNFALGYKAGDFQLHTNVNDGTEFGGSIYQKVNNKVETSVNLAWTAGSNNTRFGIAAKYQLDEKTSIVAKVNNASLIGIGYSHVLRPGVKLTLSGLIDGKNFSAGGHKVGLGFELEA
- the VDAC3 gene encoding non-selective voltage-gated ion channel VDAC3 isoform X5; the protein is MFQIQWLSHHHTVTWESLPGMYSTRDMEFTATGSSNTDTGKASGSLETKCKIKDYGLTFTQKWNTDNTLGTEVSMEDQLAEGLKVALDTTFVPNTGKKSGKLKTSYKREYVNLGCNIDIDLSGPTIYGWAVLGYEGWLAGYQMAFDTAKSKLSQNNFALGYKAGDFQLHTNVNDGTEFGGSIYQKVNNKVETSVNLAWTAGSNNTRFGIAAKYQLDEKTSIVAKVNNASLIGIGYSHVLRPGVKLTLSGLIDGKNFSAGGHKVGLGFELEA
- the VDAC3 gene encoding non-selective voltage-gated ion channel VDAC3 isoform X2, whose amino-acid sequence is MRARGRRDLSPEAARPADPMAVPPSYSDLGKSARDVFNKGYGFGMVKLELKTKSSSGVEFTATGSSNTDTGKASGSLETKCKIKDYGLTFTQKWNTDNTLGTEVSMEDQLAEGLKVALDTTFVPNTGKKSGKLKTSYKREYVNLGCNIDIDLSGPTIYGWAVLGYEGWLAGYQMAFDTAKSKLSQNNFALGYKAGDFQLHTNVNDGTEFGGSIYQKVNNKVETSVNLAWTAGSNNTRFGIAAKYQLDEKTSIVAKVNNASLIGIGYSHVLRPGVKLTLSGLIDGKNFSAGGHKVGLGFELEA